Within the bacterium genome, the region CGGTGATCGAAAGAACCACCACTTTGCGATCTTCACCGAGATAAAACTCGGCTGGACAGACCAGATTACCGATGTTCTCGATGAATAGAATGTCCGTATTCGCCAGATCGAAATGTGGAAGCGCGGCCTGCACGAGATGCGAACCGATGTGGCAGTCGCCGCCGAACGGCTCGGTGTTGGCCTGCACCACCGGAATACCGAGCGGGGAAAGCTTCTCGCTGTCGAGCGTGGACGTAATATCGCCTTCAATCACCGCGCACTTCCTTCCCCGCGCTTGCAGGAGTGGAATACTCTTCTGCAGGAGTGTGGTTTTGCCCGCGCCGGGACTGCTCATCATGTTGACGACGAACACTCCATGCCGGTCAAACAGCTTGCGGTTCTCCTCGGCGCGCGCGTTGGACTCTTCCAGGACGTCACGAATTACCGGAATTTCCATCATCCTCTCCATTCTCATCTTTCACTTGAATGCCGGTTAGCGTAATGCCCCGTCCGCGCAGGACTTTGACGTTGCCGCTTCCGCAGGACGGACAGAGAAAAACCGGCACTTCGATTCCGAATTCATTTTCACAATTCTCGCAGCGGCAGACAACTTCGATCTCAGACAGCGCCAGACGGGCGTTGGGCATTCCGCCATTTGTCTTAATTGCATCGAATAAAAACGTCAGTGTGTCGGGAACCACCGCGTCGAGCTTGCCGAGCTGCACCCGCACTTCCTCGACCGCCTGCGGATTCATTCCCGGCGGAAGCGAATCGGCCACGGATTTCAAGATGCACTCGGCGATGTAGAGCTCGTGCATGATTGCTCAACAAATTCGCGGCAGTAATTCTCCGGCCGGACGCTGCAAACGGCGAATCCCTCCGACCTCGGTGCGAACCCGCACGATACCTTTCCCGTCGCCAGTAATTCGACCGATCAATACGGCCTGCCGACCCAGATCATTCGCGTGCAGCACCTCGAGCGCCCGCTGCCTTTGATC harbors:
- the hypB gene encoding hydrogenase nickel incorporation protein HypB produces the protein MEIPVIRDVLEESNARAEENRKLFDRHGVFVVNMMSSPGAGKTTLLQKSIPLLQARGRKCAVIEGDITSTLDSEKLSPLGIPVVQANTEPFGGDCHIGSHLVQAALPHFDLANTDILFIENIGNLVCPAEFYLGEDRKVVVLSITEGEDKPLKYPLMFRECQLCLLSKMDLAPHLDVNVDQIKENIRRTNAQLEVIPVSARTGVGIEEWVEWLAKSRST
- a CDS encoding hydrogenase maturation nickel metallochaperone HypA, with translation MHELYIAECILKSVADSLPPGMNPQAVEEVRVQLGKLDAVVPDTLTFLFDAIKTNGGMPNARLALSEIEVVCRCENCENEFGIEVPVFLCPSCGSGNVKVLRGRGITLTGIQVKDENGEDDGNSGNS